A single region of the Rhodococcus sp. W8901 genome encodes:
- a CDS encoding LysR family transcriptional regulator, translating into MSSFLNLALVNSLEVLIEEGSFARAAARLFVTPPAMTQQIQRLEGAVGYKLVERGTTPIRLTDRGRKFMVHAGAALASSRIALGERTDQEVLRIGFINGFPGRRDEGFLADFAAKNPGARLQFIQLEWGDQLSRLARGDVDASLARPPYREMADKLDRIVVHREKRVAAVPVDSPLATYGVLTLGDLDGYAVVGAKGIAREWTKEWVVDPRPSGRIVQYGCWAATMEEAINGVALGGNVMITAQSVANRYQHDGVTYRDIADVDLCQVDLITRSADRRPLTKELRRAALARLDDLTT; encoded by the coding sequence GTGTCCTCGTTCTTGAATCTGGCTTTGGTCAATTCGTTGGAGGTGCTGATCGAAGAGGGAAGCTTCGCGCGTGCGGCGGCGCGATTGTTCGTCACACCGCCGGCGATGACCCAGCAGATCCAACGCCTGGAGGGCGCCGTGGGTTACAAGTTGGTCGAGCGTGGCACCACCCCGATCCGGCTCACCGACCGTGGCAGGAAGTTCATGGTGCATGCGGGCGCCGCGCTGGCGTCTTCGCGCATCGCGCTGGGAGAAAGGACCGACCAGGAGGTCCTGCGAATCGGGTTCATCAATGGCTTTCCCGGCCGGAGAGACGAGGGTTTTCTGGCGGACTTCGCGGCGAAGAACCCCGGTGCTCGGCTGCAGTTCATCCAACTCGAGTGGGGTGATCAGCTTTCGCGACTGGCTCGTGGTGACGTCGATGCGTCTCTCGCCCGTCCACCCTATCGAGAGATGGCGGACAAGTTGGACCGCATTGTTGTGCATCGAGAGAAGCGGGTGGCGGCGGTGCCAGTCGACTCGCCACTCGCGACGTATGGGGTATTGACCCTCGGGGACCTCGACGGCTACGCGGTCGTCGGCGCAAAAGGCATCGCCCGTGAGTGGACGAAGGAGTGGGTGGTAGACCCTCGTCCCAGCGGGCGGATCGTTCAGTATGGTTGCTGGGCAGCAACAATGGAGGAGGCGATCAACGGCGTTGCGCTCGGCGGCAATGTCATGATCACCGCGCAATCGGTGGCCAATCGCTATCAACACGACGGCGTCACCTACCGAGACATTGCTGACGTGGACCTTTGCCAGGTTGATCTGATTACTCGATCCGCAGACCGTAGACCACTCACCAAAGAGTTGCGCCGCGCAGCTCTTGCTCGACTTGACGACTTGACGACTTGA
- a CDS encoding CaiB/BaiF CoA transferase family protein, translated as MTEHDPGGHLDPTKPQALEGITVVDFTHVLSGPTCTRMLADAGARVIKIERPGIGDDTRQMGPFADDGSSEYYRLANVGKESIALNLKDPDDIAVVRTMIAHADVVVENFRPGVMAGLGLAPDDLVAEHPRLIVCSVSGFGQYGPMHQESAYDTVIQALSGIMDATGWPDGPATRVGTSISDIIAGVMGYCGIVTALVARERTGRGTTIDVAILDSTFAIMEHGLMDALGPRVRPTRLGNRHPFMYPFDTFECRDRPIAIAVGNDHLFELMCEAMGLTDLPSDHRFATNVDRCTNHAELKTAMEDVLKSDTGEAWRGRLIEAGVPVGIVLNVDDTRKLDQIAVRGMIKNVGGFDVPGTPLKFGTWDSLGSTIPSPTLDDCGDALRREFAPRPGA; from the coding sequence ATGACCGAACACGATCCCGGCGGCCATCTCGATCCCACCAAACCACAAGCCCTCGAGGGCATCACCGTCGTCGACTTCACGCACGTGCTGTCGGGACCGACCTGCACGCGCATGCTCGCCGACGCCGGCGCACGAGTGATCAAGATCGAGCGGCCCGGCATCGGTGACGACACCAGGCAGATGGGCCCGTTCGCCGACGACGGCAGTTCCGAGTACTACCGCCTCGCGAACGTCGGAAAGGAGAGCATCGCACTGAATCTCAAGGATCCCGACGACATAGCGGTGGTCCGGACGATGATCGCGCACGCCGACGTGGTGGTCGAGAACTTCCGGCCCGGGGTGATGGCGGGCCTCGGCCTGGCTCCCGACGATCTCGTCGCCGAGCATCCGCGGCTGATCGTGTGTTCGGTGTCGGGGTTCGGCCAGTACGGCCCGATGCACCAGGAGTCGGCCTACGACACCGTGATCCAGGCGTTGTCGGGAATCATGGACGCCACGGGTTGGCCGGACGGTCCGGCGACCCGGGTCGGCACGTCGATCTCGGACATCATCGCGGGGGTCATGGGCTACTGCGGCATCGTCACCGCCCTCGTCGCCCGCGAACGCACCGGCCGCGGCACCACCATCGACGTCGCGATACTCGACAGCACGTTCGCGATTATGGAGCACGGACTGATGGACGCCCTCGGCCCACGCGTGCGGCCGACACGGCTCGGCAACCGGCACCCCTTCATGTACCCGTTCGACACGTTCGAGTGCCGCGACCGCCCCATCGCGATCGCCGTCGGCAACGACCACCTCTTCGAACTCATGTGTGAGGCAATGGGACTGACCGATCTTCCGTCGGACCACCGGTTCGCCACCAATGTCGACCGCTGCACCAATCACGCGGAACTCAAGACCGCGATGGAGGACGTGCTCAAGTCCGACACCGGCGAGGCATGGCGAGGACGGCTGATCGAGGCGGGCGTGCCGGTGGGGATCGTGCTCAACGTCGACGACACCCGCAAGCTGGACCAGATCGCGGTACGCGGGATGATCAAGAACGTCGGCGGCTTCGACGTCCCCGGCACGCCGCTCAAGTTCGGGACCTGGGACTCGCTGGGATCGACCATTCCGTCGCCGACGCTCGACGACTGCGGCGACGCCCTGCGCCGGGAGTTCGCGCCGCGTCCCGGGGCGTGA
- the oxc gene encoding oxalyl-CoA decarboxylase: MADSQTADGNDLVVDALEAAGVTTIYGVVGIPITDLARTAQARGIRYLGFRNEQAAGHAAAAAGYLTARPGICLTVSAPGFLNGLVALANATTDCFPMIQISGSSDRSIVDLQQGDYEELDQLAAARPFAKAAYRVDSPAMIGVGVGRAIRAAVSGRPGGVYLDLPARVLTASAPRTPRPPIVDPAPRQIPAPDAVTRAIDLLEQAQRPLIVLGKGAAYARADADIRAFVEATGAPFLPMSMAKGLLPDDHPQSAAAARSLVLRSADVVVLVGARLNWLLEHGEPPQWSPDARFVQLDISATEFDSNRPIAAPVLGDIASSTASLLAALRPGRITPAPDWLREIDERKRVNTEKMEARLYADAHPMNFAVALRAIRDVLDTHRDVIVVSEGANTLDNARNIIPIHRPRYRLDTGTWGVMGVGLGYAIAAAVETGAAVVAIEGDSAFGFSGMEIETICRYRLRVIVIVFDNGGVYRGDEINTRSADPAPTVLLHSSRYDTLIEAFGGVGYHAETPDEVASALRSALTTTDPALIHCVIDPAAGTESGHLQKLNRPVHEEET, from the coding sequence ATGGCCGACTCCCAGACTGCCGACGGGAACGACCTCGTCGTCGACGCGCTCGAAGCCGCCGGCGTCACTACGATCTACGGCGTCGTCGGCATCCCGATCACCGACCTCGCCCGCACGGCGCAGGCCCGCGGCATCCGGTATCTCGGGTTCCGCAACGAGCAGGCCGCCGGGCACGCCGCGGCGGCCGCCGGCTACCTCACGGCGCGTCCCGGCATCTGCCTCACCGTGTCCGCGCCCGGCTTCCTCAACGGCCTCGTCGCGCTCGCGAACGCCACCACCGACTGCTTCCCGATGATCCAGATCAGCGGGTCCAGTGACCGTTCGATCGTCGACCTGCAGCAGGGCGACTACGAGGAACTCGACCAGCTGGCGGCGGCGCGACCGTTCGCCAAAGCCGCCTACCGGGTCGACTCCCCCGCCATGATCGGCGTCGGCGTCGGACGTGCGATCCGCGCGGCGGTCTCGGGCCGCCCCGGCGGGGTGTACCTGGATCTGCCGGCGCGGGTCCTGACGGCGTCGGCACCGCGCACGCCCCGACCCCCCATCGTCGATCCGGCGCCGCGTCAGATACCGGCACCCGACGCGGTCACGCGCGCGATCGACCTGCTCGAGCAGGCGCAGCGCCCGCTGATCGTCCTCGGCAAGGGTGCGGCATATGCCCGCGCCGACGCCGACATCCGCGCGTTCGTGGAGGCCACGGGCGCACCGTTCCTGCCGATGTCGATGGCGAAGGGTCTGCTGCCCGACGATCACCCGCAGTCCGCGGCCGCGGCCCGCTCCCTGGTCCTGCGCAGCGCCGACGTCGTGGTGCTCGTCGGCGCGCGCCTCAACTGGCTGCTCGAGCACGGCGAGCCACCGCAATGGTCGCCCGACGCCCGGTTCGTACAACTCGACATCAGCGCCACCGAGTTCGACAGCAACCGTCCGATCGCGGCCCCGGTCCTCGGCGACATCGCGTCGTCGACGGCGTCGCTGCTGGCGGCGTTGCGCCCGGGACGGATCACCCCGGCACCGGACTGGCTGCGCGAGATCGACGAACGCAAGCGCGTCAACACCGAGAAGATGGAGGCCCGACTGTACGCCGACGCGCATCCGATGAACTTCGCGGTAGCGCTCCGCGCGATCCGGGACGTGCTGGACACACACCGCGACGTGATCGTCGTCAGCGAGGGCGCCAACACTCTCGACAACGCGCGCAACATCATTCCGATCCACCGTCCCCGGTATCGACTCGACACCGGAACGTGGGGCGTGATGGGCGTCGGCCTCGGCTATGCGATCGCCGCGGCCGTGGAGACCGGCGCGGCGGTGGTCGCGATCGAGGGCGACAGCGCCTTCGGCTTCAGCGGCATGGAGATCGAGACGATCTGCCGTTACCGACTTCGCGTGATCGTCATCGTGTTCGACAACGGCGGCGTCTACCGCGGTGACGAGATCAATACGCGCTCAGCGGATCCGGCCCCGACGGTGCTGCTGCACTCGAGCCGCTACGACACGCTGATCGAGGCCTTCGGCGGCGTCGGCTACCACGCCGAGACCCCCGACGAGGTGGCGTCCGCGCTCCGTTCCGCCCTCACCACGACCGATCCGGCCCTCATCCACTGTGTCATCGATCCCGCGGCCGGCACCGAGAGCGGGCATCTACAGAAGCTCAATCGTCCGGTGCACGAGGAGGAAACATGA
- a CDS encoding saccharopine dehydrogenase: MNDELAHDPAGPVLIVGGYGTVGAALADLAGPEWPLLLTGRNPDRGALLAERHGASVRRWDLSDPEPFAAGVRAVVGAVNDPGDRVLRAAVRGGVPYVDITRWTSRLTRAVTVAALAEPTAPVLLSSSWMGGVTSIVAAALVAERGGDATSVDIAIRYDVKDSAGIDSVDFIDRLGYDYEVRRSGVPVTVAPLSDTRWVDIGGSRTKVARLDTPEQFTLPLTLGVDTATTRIGFSSNSATTALLAAKKVGLFRWGRGERWTSVRRSLLYSPGDGGSAQIRIDVAGDATATSATIVDPRGQAHLTAVGGFLGLRRVLAADAVAGVTFPELHPRLDSALRELEEQGVEVLTS; encoded by the coding sequence ATGAACGACGAACTCGCGCACGACCCCGCCGGACCGGTCCTGATCGTCGGCGGATACGGCACCGTGGGAGCGGCCCTGGCCGACCTCGCCGGACCCGAGTGGCCGTTGCTCCTCACCGGTCGCAACCCGGACAGGGGTGCCCTCCTGGCCGAGCGGCACGGGGCGTCCGTGCGGCGCTGGGACCTGTCCGACCCGGAACCCTTCGCAGCGGGTGTCCGCGCCGTGGTCGGTGCGGTCAACGACCCGGGCGATCGGGTGCTCCGGGCTGCGGTGAGGGGCGGCGTGCCCTACGTCGACATCACGCGGTGGACCTCTCGCCTCACGCGCGCGGTCACGGTCGCAGCCCTCGCCGAACCGACTGCACCGGTGTTGCTTTCGTCGTCCTGGATGGGCGGCGTCACGAGTATCGTGGCGGCCGCCCTCGTCGCCGAACGAGGCGGTGACGCGACGTCGGTCGACATCGCGATCCGATATGACGTGAAGGATTCTGCCGGGATCGACTCTGTGGACTTCATCGATCGGCTCGGCTACGACTACGAGGTGCGGCGCTCCGGCGTTCCGGTGACCGTGGCGCCGCTCTCCGACACCCGATGGGTGGACATCGGCGGTTCGCGGACCAAGGTCGCGCGCCTCGACACCCCCGAGCAGTTCACACTGCCGTTGACGCTGGGGGTGGACACCGCGACGACGCGGATCGGTTTCAGCTCGAACTCGGCCACGACCGCCCTCCTTGCGGCGAAGAAGGTCGGGTTGTTTCGGTGGGGCCGCGGCGAACGATGGACCTCGGTGCGCCGATCCCTGCTGTACTCACCGGGCGACGGGGGTAGCGCACAGATCCGCATCGACGTGGCCGGTGATGCCACCGCCACGTCCGCGACCATCGTCGATCCCCGCGGACAGGCGCATCTCACCGCGGTCGGTGGATTTCTGGGGCTCCGCCGGGTGCTCGCTGCCGACGCGGTCGCCGGAGTCACCTTCCCAGAACTGCATCCGCGTCTCGACTCCGCGCTGCGGGAGCTCGAGGAGCAGGGGGTGGAAGTATTGACGTCATGA
- a CDS encoding TetR/AcrR family transcriptional regulator, giving the protein MTMSKGAQRQAELLDAAERVLTTRGNANAALRDFAAEAGVRIGHLQHYFPTRADLIRAVLDRALDRSLARLSAATGQPVGGGDARTVTREDTTRMLRVLLSEQDDPACLRLFREIWAIAGGDEQTAAVVRAFYRTYVGHVADLIACARPALPANRRTALAENVVSLLEGSAVVRSEIGVRRTKAGDVEMVRAAVMLIHGDGGRPA; this is encoded by the coding sequence ATGACCATGTCCAAGGGCGCGCAGCGGCAGGCCGAGCTGCTCGACGCCGCCGAACGTGTGCTCACCACGCGGGGCAATGCGAACGCCGCGCTGCGGGACTTCGCCGCGGAGGCCGGGGTGCGGATCGGCCACCTGCAGCACTACTTTCCCACCCGCGCCGACCTGATCAGGGCGGTGCTCGACCGTGCACTCGATCGTTCGCTGGCGCGCCTGTCCGCCGCCACGGGGCAGCCGGTCGGCGGCGGTGACGCGAGAACCGTGACACGCGAGGACACCACGCGGATGCTCCGGGTGCTCCTGTCCGAGCAGGACGACCCGGCCTGTCTACGGCTGTTTCGGGAAATCTGGGCGATCGCCGGGGGGGACGAGCAGACCGCGGCGGTGGTGCGCGCCTTCTATCGCACGTACGTCGGACACGTCGCCGACCTGATTGCATGTGCCCGGCCGGCGTTGCCCGCGAATCGGCGAACAGCGTTGGCGGAGAACGTTGTCAGCCTCCTCGAAGGATCCGCCGTCGTGCGTTCGGAGATCGGGGTGCGGCGGACGAAAGCGGGAGACGTCGAGATGGTTCGAGCCGCGGTGATGCTGATCCACGGCGACGGAGGCCGCCCGGCGTGA
- a CDS encoding FAD-dependent oxidoreductase — MSEATPVRPLSAESIETWDYEADVVIAGYGIAGVSAAVEAARAGAEVLVLERAGGWGGAASLAGGFIYMGGGTPLQKALGFDDTPENMKTFMMAALGPGADEAKITDYCEGSVDHYNWLVECGVPFKESFYGQPGWETPFDDGLMYSGGENAAPFNAIATPAPRGHVPQMADKKVGEKGGGYMLMKPLVETAEKLGVRAQYDMRVQTLITDASGRVVGVQAKQYGKDVVVRARKGVVLATGSFAYNKDMVEAFAPRLIGRPGAAIEEHDGRSIRMAQALGADLAHMDATEVAFFGDPQMMVRGILVNGRGQRYVNEDTYPGRIGQLTLLQNDNQAYLIIDEDAYEEAKTTPSSTPFFRFQPKWVAETVEELESEMGLPEGTLQSTVEVYNKHAENGQDPVLGKKPEWVKPIGSPIAALDLRNFTAGFTLGGLRTNTNSEVLHVSGDPIPGLFAAGRCTAGVCAWGYASGTSLGDGSFFGRRAGISAAKG, encoded by the coding sequence ATGTCCGAGGCAACCCCCGTTCGTCCCTTGTCCGCCGAAAGCATCGAGACCTGGGACTACGAGGCCGACGTCGTGATCGCCGGCTACGGCATCGCCGGCGTCAGCGCCGCCGTCGAGGCCGCCCGCGCCGGTGCGGAAGTCCTGGTCCTGGAGCGGGCCGGCGGCTGGGGCGGCGCGGCGTCGCTGGCCGGCGGGTTCATCTACATGGGCGGCGGCACCCCGCTGCAGAAGGCACTCGGGTTCGACGACACCCCCGAGAACATGAAGACGTTCATGATGGCGGCCCTCGGGCCCGGCGCCGACGAAGCCAAGATCACCGACTACTGCGAGGGCAGCGTCGACCACTACAACTGGCTGGTCGAGTGCGGCGTCCCGTTCAAGGAGAGCTTCTACGGCCAGCCGGGTTGGGAGACGCCGTTCGACGACGGACTCATGTACTCCGGCGGCGAGAACGCGGCGCCGTTCAACGCGATCGCCACCCCGGCCCCGCGCGGGCACGTCCCGCAGATGGCCGACAAGAAGGTGGGCGAGAAGGGCGGCGGCTACATGCTGATGAAGCCGCTCGTGGAGACCGCGGAGAAGCTCGGCGTCCGCGCCCAGTACGACATGCGGGTACAGACGCTGATCACCGACGCCTCCGGCCGCGTCGTGGGTGTGCAGGCCAAGCAGTACGGCAAGGATGTCGTGGTCCGCGCGCGCAAGGGTGTCGTCCTCGCGACCGGCAGCTTCGCGTACAACAAGGACATGGTCGAGGCGTTCGCACCGCGGCTGATCGGGCGTCCCGGCGCCGCGATCGAGGAGCACGACGGCCGCTCGATCCGCATGGCGCAGGCCCTCGGCGCCGACCTGGCGCACATGGACGCCACGGAGGTCGCGTTCTTCGGCGACCCGCAGATGATGGTGCGGGGCATCCTCGTCAACGGCCGCGGCCAGCGTTACGTCAACGAGGACACCTACCCGGGCCGCATCGGTCAGCTCACGTTGCTGCAGAACGACAATCAGGCGTACCTGATCATCGACGAGGACGCGTACGAGGAGGCGAAGACGACGCCGTCGTCCACACCGTTCTTCCGCTTCCAGCCCAAGTGGGTGGCCGAGACGGTGGAGGAACTCGAGTCCGAGATGGGCTTGCCGGAGGGCACCCTGCAGTCGACGGTCGAGGTCTACAACAAGCACGCCGAGAACGGTCAGGACCCGGTCCTCGGTAAGAAGCCCGAGTGGGTCAAGCCCATCGGTTCGCCGATCGCTGCACTGGACCTGCGCAACTTCACCGCGGGTTTCACGCTCGGCGGCCTGCGCACGAACACCAACTCGGAGGTGCTGCACGTGTCGGGCGATCCCATCCCGGGGCTCTTCGCGGCCGGACGCTGCACCGCCGGTGTCTGTGCGTGGGGCTACGCGAGCGGCACGTCTCTGGGCGACGGCAGCTTCTTCGGCCGTCGGGCCGGGATCAGCGCGGCCAAGGGCTGA
- a CDS encoding carboxymuconolactone decarboxylase family protein: MTHPNGDAAAAETRARGVAMMNQVYGWEMPSDVPGDFFAVTADHLFADIWTRPGLSIRDRRLLLLGAIAAQGQSDVAKIQINAALHNEELTEQQVEEAAIFLCHYVGWPLGTGLNNALISVKADRRKAARAAEKQRDG; encoded by the coding sequence ATGACCCACCCGAACGGCGACGCGGCCGCGGCGGAGACTCGCGCGCGGGGAGTCGCGATGATGAACCAGGTGTACGGCTGGGAGATGCCGTCGGACGTGCCCGGCGACTTCTTCGCCGTCACCGCGGACCACCTGTTCGCCGACATCTGGACCCGGCCCGGGCTGAGCATCCGCGACCGGCGCCTGCTCCTCCTCGGCGCGATCGCGGCGCAGGGCCAGAGCGACGTCGCGAAGATCCAGATCAACGCCGCCCTCCACAACGAGGAGCTGACCGAGCAGCAGGTGGAGGAGGCCGCGATCTTCCTCTGTCACTACGTGGGCTGGCCCCTCGGCACCGGGCTGAACAACGCGTTGATCTCGGTCAAGGCCGACCGGAGGAAGGCGGCACGCGCGGCGGAGAAGCAGCGAGACGGATAG
- a CDS encoding NAD(P)-dependent oxidoreductase codes for MSTALPTVGYIGLGNMGAPMATRLLERPGTLVVCDARAEALEPFTTAGAIAAATPAEVADRTTVISVTVLDDTQVRDVVTGPDGILATARPGTVIAVHSTISDVTAVELADACRARGVDLVDAPVSGGAPGARQGRLAVMVGGSDDAFESVREPFGHFAELVIHAGPVGAGTRMKLARNLLHFVSFTAASEAQRLAEAAGLDIRALGKVVRHTDAITGGAGAIMLRDTTAPVSDDDPWFSILSHVRNLGEKDLALALGLGDRFDVDLPLARRALTGLGPGLGVGTGAAADHSTPDQKEHA; via the coding sequence GTGAGCACCGCACTTCCCACCGTCGGTTACATCGGCCTGGGCAATATGGGCGCGCCGATGGCGACCCGCCTGCTCGAACGGCCGGGCACACTCGTCGTGTGCGATGCCCGTGCCGAGGCACTCGAACCGTTCACCACGGCCGGCGCGATCGCCGCGGCCACGCCGGCCGAGGTCGCCGACCGGACGACGGTCATCTCGGTGACCGTCCTCGACGACACCCAGGTCCGCGACGTCGTCACTGGGCCGGACGGCATCCTGGCCACCGCCCGCCCAGGCACGGTGATCGCCGTGCACTCGACCATCAGCGACGTGACCGCTGTCGAACTCGCCGACGCCTGCCGGGCACGTGGCGTCGACCTCGTCGACGCTCCCGTCAGCGGGGGCGCTCCCGGGGCCCGGCAGGGACGACTGGCGGTCATGGTCGGCGGCAGCGACGACGCGTTCGAGTCGGTGCGGGAGCCGTTCGGCCACTTCGCCGAACTGGTGATCCATGCGGGACCGGTGGGTGCCGGCACCCGGATGAAGCTGGCACGCAACCTGTTGCACTTCGTCTCGTTCACCGCCGCATCCGAGGCCCAGCGTCTGGCCGAGGCCGCCGGGCTGGACATCCGGGCACTGGGCAAGGTGGTGCGCCACACCGACGCCATCACCGGCGGCGCCGGCGCGATCATGCTGCGCGACACCACGGCCCCCGTCTCCGACGACGACCCGTGGTTCTCGATCCTCTCCCACGTCCGCAACCTCGGCGAGAAGGACCTGGCGCTCGCGCTCGGCCTCGGCGACCGCTTCGACGTGGACCTGCCCCTCGCCCGGCGCGCCCTGACCGGACTCGGCCCGGGACTGGGCGTCGGCACCGGGGCCGCCGCGGACCATTCCACCCCCGATCAGAAGGAGCACGCATGA
- a CDS encoding SDR family oxidoreductase encodes MGRFDGRTAIVTGAAQGIGESYARALASEGADVVVADLNRELGETVAKQISSDGGSAVFKEVDVAEPDSALELASFTIEKFGRIDHLVNNAAIYGGMKLDSLLTVPWDYYKKFMSVNMDGALNVCRAVVPHMRASGGSIVNQSSSAAWVYSNFYGLAKVGINGLTQQLAFELGWSNIRINAIAPGPIDTEATRTVTPGNIVADMVKRIPLQRMGTPDDLVGMCLFLLSDEASWITGQIFNVDGGQVIRS; translated from the coding sequence ATGGGACGTTTCGACGGACGCACCGCCATCGTCACCGGCGCCGCGCAGGGCATCGGCGAAAGCTACGCCCGCGCACTGGCCTCCGAGGGTGCCGACGTGGTCGTCGCCGACCTCAACCGCGAGCTCGGCGAGACCGTCGCCAAACAGATTTCCTCGGACGGCGGATCGGCGGTGTTCAAGGAAGTGGATGTGGCCGAGCCGGATTCGGCGCTCGAGCTGGCCTCGTTCACGATCGAGAAGTTCGGCCGCATCGACCATCTCGTCAACAACGCCGCGATCTACGGCGGCATGAAGCTCGATTCGCTGCTGACGGTGCCGTGGGACTACTACAAGAAGTTCATGAGCGTGAACATGGACGGCGCACTGAACGTGTGCCGGGCCGTCGTGCCACACATGCGGGCGAGCGGCGGCTCCATCGTCAACCAGTCGTCCTCCGCCGCCTGGGTGTACTCCAACTTCTACGGGCTGGCGAAGGTCGGCATCAACGGTCTCACGCAGCAGCTCGCGTTCGAGCTGGGCTGGTCCAACATCCGGATCAACGCCATCGCACCCGGTCCGATCGATACCGAGGCCACCCGCACCGTCACGCCCGGCAACATCGTCGCGGACATGGTCAAGCGGATTCCTTTGCAGCGCATGGGCACCCCCGACGACCTGGTGGGCATGTGCCTGTTCCTGCTCTCCGACGAGGCGAGCTGGATCACCGGCCAGATCTTCAACGTCGACGGCGGGCAGGTGATCCGGTCGTGA